The following proteins are encoded in a genomic region of Ailuropoda melanoleuca isolate Jingjing chromosome 10, ASM200744v2, whole genome shotgun sequence:
- the SLC22A1 gene encoding LOW QUALITY PROTEIN: solute carrier family 22 member 1 (The sequence of the model RefSeq protein was modified relative to this genomic sequence to represent the inferred CDS: inserted 2 bases in 1 codon), translating to MPTVDDILEQVGEFGRFQKQTFLALCLLSAAFAPIYVGVVFLAFTPDHRCRSPGAAELSRRCGWSLAEELNYTVPGAGAAGEAFPRQCRGYEVDWNQSALGCVEPLAGLAANRSHLPLGPCRHGWVYDTPGSSIVTEFNLVCDDSWKVDLFQSCVNLGFFLGSLGVGYIADRFGRKLCLLATTLMSTVLGVLMAVAPDYTSLLLFRLLQGLVSKGSWTSGYILITEFVGLGYRRTVAVLYQTAFTGGLVLLSGVAYAIPHWRWLQLAISLPTFLFLLYYWCVPESPRWLLSQKRNAQVVKILDHIAQKNGKLPLTDLKVLFLKEDVTEKLKPSFADLFVTPQLRKHTFILMYLWFASSMLYQGLIMHVGATGGNLYLDFFYSALVEFPAAFIILATIDRFGLIRPLATSNLMAGVACFAMIFISHDLRWLNITVACVGRMGITIVFQMVCLVSAELYPTFIRNLGVMVCSSLCDLGGVITPFVVFRLMDIWQGLPLVLFAVLGLAAGGVTLLXPDTKGVTLPETIEDAENLGRMAKPKENTIYLQIRASERAGT from the exons ATGCCCACTGTGGATGATATCCTGGAGCAGGTCGGCGAGTTTGGCCGATTCCAGAAGCAAACCTTCCTGGCCCTATGCCTGCTCTCAGCTGCCTTCGCCCCCATCTACGTGGGCGTCGTCTTCCTGGCCTTCACCCCGGATCACCGGTGCCGGAGCCCCGGGGCGGCCGAGCTGAGCCGGCGATGCGGCTGGAGCCTGGCAGAGGAGCTCAACTACACGGTGCCCGGCGCGGGGGCCGCCGGCGAGGCCTTCCCCCGCCAGTGCCGCGGCTACGAGGTGGACTGGAACCAGAGCGCCCTGGGCTGCGTGGAGCCACTGGCCGGCCTGGCCGCCAACAGGAGCCACCTGCCGCTGGGGCCCTGTCGGCACGGCTGGGTGTACGACACGCCCGGCTCGTCCATCGTGACCGAG TTTAATCTGGTGTGTGACGACTCTTGGAAGGTCGACCTCTTCCAGTCCTGCGTGAACCTGGGCTTCTTCCTGGGCTCTCTGGGCGTCGGCTACATCGCAGACAG GTTTGGCCGAAAATTATGTCTCCTGGCCACCACCCTCATGAGCACCGTCTTGGGCGTCCTCATGGCCGTGGCGCCAGACTACACGTCTCTGCTGCTCTTCCGCCTGCTGCAGGGGCTGGTCAGCAAGGGCAGCTGGACGTCTGGCTACATCCTGA TCACAGAGTTCGTGGGCTTGGGCTACAGGCGAACGGTGGCAGTCCTCTACCAGACGGCCTTCACGGGGGGGCTCGTGCTGCTCTCGGGGGTGGCCTACGCCATCCCTCACTGGCGCTGGCTCCAGCTGGCCATCTCTCTGcccaccttcctcttcctgctctaCTACTG GTGTGTGCCCGAGTCCCCCCGATGGCTGCTGTCGCAGAAGAGAAACGCTCAAGTGGTAAAGATACTGGACCACATCGCCCAAAAGAACGGGAAATTGCCTCTCACAGATCTAAAG GTGCTCTTTCTCAAAGAGGATGTCACCGAAAAGCTGAAGCCCTCCTTTGCGGACCTGTTCGTCACGCCACAGCTGAGGAAGCACACGTTCATTCTGATGTATCTGTG GTTCGCCAGCTCCATGCTCTACCAGGGCCTCATCATGCACGTGGGGGCCACCGGGGGGAACCTCTACCTGGATTTCTTTTACTCAGCTCTGGTTGAATTCCCGGCGGCCTTCATCATCCTTGCCACCATTGACCGCTTTGGCCTCATCCGCCCGTTGGCCACGTCCAATCTGATGGCGGGGGTGGCCTGTTTCGCCATGATCTTTATCTCACATG ATCTACGCTGGCTAAACATCACCGTGGCTTGTGTCGGCCGAATGGGAATCACCATCGTGTTCCAGATGGTGTGCCTGGTGAGCGCCGAGCTGTACCCCACATTCATCAG GAACCTTGGAGTGATGGTGTGTTCCTCCCTGTGCGATTTGGGTGGGGTCATCACCCCCTTCGTGGTCTTTaggctgatggacatttggcaaGGCTTGCCACTCGTTTTGTTCG CGGTGTTGGGCCTGGCTGCCGGAGGAGTGACGCTGCT TCCTGACACCAAAGGGGTCACCTTGCCAGAGACCATCGAGGATGCAGAGAACCTCGGGAG GATGgcaaaacccaaagaaaacacGATTTACCTTCAGATCCGAGCATCAGAACGTGCTGGCACCTGA